From a region of the Mycolicibacterium sp. MU0050 genome:
- the mmsB gene encoding 3-hydroxyisobutyrate dehydrogenase, with amino-acid sequence MTTIAFLGLGNMGGPMAANLLAAGHTVRGFDPVEALAQAAAEKGAAVFGSGAEAVDGADVVITMLPNGDVVKRCYAEILPAAKAGALFIDSSTISVDDAREVNKLAADAGFAQLDAPVSGGVKGAVAGTLAFMVGGEDAAVERARAVLEPMAAKVVHCGLAGAGQAAKVCNNMVLAVQQIAIGEAFVLAEKLGLSAQSLFDVITGATGNCWAVHTNCPVPGPVPTSPANNDFKPGFATALMNKDLGLAMAAVSSTGSAAPLGSHAAEIYAEFAADHADKDFSAVIELLRGK; translated from the coding sequence ATGACGACGATCGCATTCCTGGGCTTGGGCAACATGGGCGGGCCGATGGCGGCCAACCTGCTTGCCGCCGGGCACACCGTGCGCGGTTTCGACCCGGTGGAAGCGCTCGCGCAGGCCGCCGCCGAAAAGGGTGCCGCGGTGTTCGGCAGCGGCGCCGAGGCGGTCGACGGCGCCGACGTGGTGATCACGATGCTGCCCAACGGCGATGTGGTCAAACGCTGCTACGCCGAGATACTGCCCGCGGCCAAGGCCGGCGCCCTGTTCATCGACAGCTCGACCATCTCGGTGGACGACGCGCGCGAGGTCAACAAGCTCGCCGCCGATGCCGGCTTCGCCCAACTCGACGCCCCGGTGTCCGGCGGCGTCAAGGGGGCGGTCGCCGGCACCCTGGCGTTCATGGTCGGCGGCGAGGATGCCGCCGTGGAGCGGGCGCGCGCGGTCCTCGAGCCGATGGCGGCCAAGGTGGTGCACTGCGGCCTCGCCGGTGCCGGTCAGGCCGCCAAGGTCTGCAACAACATGGTGCTGGCGGTGCAGCAGATCGCGATCGGGGAAGCGTTCGTCCTGGCCGAGAAGCTGGGCCTGTCGGCACAGTCGCTGTTCGACGTCATCACCGGCGCCACCGGCAACTGCTGGGCCGTGCACACGAATTGCCCGGTGCCGGGCCCGGTTCCGACCTCACCGGCCAACAACGACTTCAAACCCGGCTTCGCGACCGCGTTGATGAACAAGGATCTCGGGCTGGCGATGGCCGCGGTCTCCTCGACGGGCTCCGCCGCCCCGTTGGGCAGTCACGCCGCCGAGATCTACGCCGAGTTCGCCGCCGATCATGCCGACAAGGACTTCAGCGCGGTGATCGAACTCCTGCGCGGCAAGTAA
- a CDS encoding CoA-acylating methylmalonate-semialdehyde dehydrogenase: MTSKIPHFVDGRRSDLSSTRTADVLNPSTGSVQAQVLLASKADVDTAVASAVAAQKEWAAYNPQRRARILMKFIELVNANADELAELLSKEHGKTVADSHGDIQRGIEVIEFAVGVPHLMKGEFTENAGTGIDVYSIRQPLGVVAGITPFNFPAMIPLWKAGPALACGNALILKPSERDPSVPLRLAELFTEAGLPDGVLQVVQGDKEAVDAILEHPDIQAVGFVGSSDIAQYIYSGAANNGKRAQCFGGAKNHMIVMPDADLDQAVDALIGAGYGSAGERCMAISVAVPVGKDTADRLRNRLVERISQLRVGHSLDPKADYGPLVTGAALERVRDYIKQGVEAGAELVVDGRERGSDDLAFGDEDLSKGYFIGPTLFDNVTPEMSIYTDEIFGPVLCIVRAEDYDEALRLPSEHEYGNGVAIFTRDGDAARDFVSRVQVGMVGVNVPIPVPVSYHSFGGWKRSGFGDLNQYGTASIQFYTKVKTVTERWPSGIKDGAEFVIPTFK; this comes from the coding sequence ATGACCTCAAAGATTCCGCACTTCGTCGATGGACGTCGTAGCGACCTCTCCTCCACCCGTACCGCCGATGTGCTCAACCCCAGCACCGGCAGCGTCCAGGCTCAGGTGCTGTTGGCCTCCAAGGCCGACGTCGACACCGCCGTGGCCTCGGCCGTGGCAGCCCAGAAGGAATGGGCGGCCTACAACCCGCAGCGCCGCGCGCGGATCCTGATGAAGTTCATCGAGCTGGTCAACGCCAACGCCGACGAGCTGGCCGAACTCCTGTCCAAGGAGCACGGCAAGACGGTGGCCGACTCGCACGGCGACATCCAGCGCGGAATCGAGGTGATCGAGTTCGCCGTCGGCGTCCCGCACCTGATGAAGGGCGAGTTCACCGAGAACGCCGGCACCGGCATCGACGTCTACTCGATCCGCCAGCCGCTCGGCGTGGTCGCCGGCATCACCCCGTTCAACTTCCCCGCGATGATCCCGCTGTGGAAGGCCGGCCCGGCGCTGGCCTGCGGTAACGCGCTGATCCTCAAGCCGTCCGAGCGCGACCCCTCGGTGCCGCTGCGGCTGGCCGAGCTGTTCACCGAGGCCGGCCTGCCCGACGGCGTGCTGCAGGTGGTGCAGGGCGACAAGGAGGCGGTCGACGCCATCCTGGAGCACCCCGACATCCAGGCCGTCGGCTTCGTCGGCTCCTCGGACATCGCCCAGTACATCTACTCCGGCGCGGCCAACAACGGTAAGCGCGCCCAGTGCTTCGGCGGCGCCAAGAACCACATGATCGTGATGCCCGACGCCGACCTGGATCAGGCCGTGGACGCCCTGATCGGCGCCGGCTACGGCAGCGCCGGCGAGCGCTGCATGGCCATCAGCGTGGCCGTCCCGGTGGGCAAGGACACCGCGGATCGCCTCCGTAATCGGCTGGTCGAGCGGATCAGCCAGCTGCGGGTCGGCCACAGCCTCGACCCCAAGGCCGACTACGGCCCGCTGGTCACCGGCGCCGCCCTGGAGCGGGTCCGCGACTACATCAAGCAGGGCGTCGAGGCCGGCGCCGAGCTGGTGGTCGACGGCCGCGAGCGCGGCAGCGACGACCTGGCCTTCGGCGACGAAGACCTGTCGAAGGGCTATTTCATCGGCCCCACCCTGTTCGACAACGTCACCCCCGAGATGTCGATCTACACCGACGAGATCTTCGGCCCGGTGCTGTGCATCGTGCGAGCCGAGGACTACGACGAGGCGCTGCGGCTGCCGTCCGAGCACGAGTACGGCAACGGCGTGGCGATCTTCACCCGCGACGGCGACGCCGCCCGCGACTTCGTCTCCCGGGTGCAGGTCGGCATGGTGGGCGTCAACGTGCCCATCCCGGTTCCGGTGTCCTATCACAGCTTCGGCGGCTGGAAGCGCTCCGGCTTCGGTGACCTCAACCAGTACGGGACGGCGTCGATCCAGTTCTACACCAAGGTCAAGACCGTCACCGAGCGCTGGCCGTCGGGCATCAAGGATGGCGCCGAGTTCGTCATCCCCACCTTCAAGTAG
- the rfbC gene encoding dTDP-4-dehydrorhamnose 3,5-epimerase — protein MAFRELKIPGSYEITPVLRTDDRGTFFEWFTDAEFREFAGHRLDLRQANCSVSSAGVLRGLHFAQLPPSQAKYVTCVRGAVFDVVADVRVGSPTYGQWDSVRLDEQTRNSVYLSEGLAHGFLALEDDSTVMYLCSAGYAPQREHTISPTDPEIGIDWPETVFGTTRVISERDAAAPSLAEVKAAGLLPSWQDTQDFIAGLA, from the coding sequence ATGGCTTTTCGCGAACTGAAGATCCCGGGCTCCTACGAGATCACCCCTGTGCTGCGCACCGATGACCGGGGCACCTTCTTCGAATGGTTCACCGATGCCGAGTTCCGCGAGTTCGCCGGGCACCGGCTGGACCTGCGGCAGGCCAACTGCTCGGTGTCCTCGGCCGGCGTGCTGCGCGGCCTGCACTTCGCCCAGCTGCCACCCAGCCAGGCCAAGTACGTCACGTGTGTGCGCGGCGCGGTGTTCGACGTGGTGGCCGACGTGCGGGTGGGCTCGCCCACCTACGGCCAGTGGGATTCGGTGCGGCTCGACGAGCAGACCCGCAACTCGGTGTACCTGTCCGAGGGCCTGGCCCACGGCTTCCTGGCGCTCGAGGACGACTCGACGGTGATGTATCTGTGTTCGGCCGGCTATGCCCCGCAGCGCGAACACACCATCTCCCCGACCGATCCGGAGATCGGGATCGACTGGCCGGAAACGGTTTTCGGCACCACGCGGGTGATCTCGGAACGCGATGCCGCCGCCCCCAGCCTGGCCGAAGTCAAGGCCGCCGGGTTGCTGCCCAGCTGGCAGGACACCCAGGACTTCATCGCCGGCCTGGCTTAG
- a CDS encoding MarR family transcriptional regulator, with protein MVDSVESRDPIAQAHANWERSGWGDVADGMVAVTSVMRAHQILLARVETALRPYDLSFSRFELLRLLAFSRSGALPITKASDRLQVHVTSVTHAIRRLEAGGLVRRLPHPTDGRTTLVEITELGRSTVEDATVTLNEKVFADIGMSQEQSRALVDSIETLRRHAGDF; from the coding sequence ATGGTCGATTCCGTGGAGTCGCGCGACCCGATCGCGCAGGCGCATGCAAACTGGGAGCGGTCGGGCTGGGGTGATGTCGCCGACGGCATGGTCGCGGTGACCTCGGTGATGCGGGCGCATCAGATTCTGCTCGCGCGGGTCGAGACCGCGCTGCGGCCTTATGATCTGAGCTTTTCCCGCTTCGAACTGCTGCGGCTGCTGGCGTTCAGTCGCAGCGGGGCGCTGCCGATCACCAAGGCCTCGGACCGGTTGCAGGTGCACGTCACCAGCGTCACGCACGCCATCCGTCGGCTGGAGGCCGGCGGGCTGGTCCGTCGGCTGCCGCATCCGACCGACGGGCGCACCACGCTCGTCGAGATCACCGAGTTGGGCCGGTCGACGGTGGAGGACGCGACGGTCACGCTCAACGAGAAGGTGTTCGCCGACATCGGGATGTCGCAGGAGCAGTCCCGCGCGCTGGTGGACTCGATCGAAACCCTGCGCCGGCACGCCGGCGATTTCTGA
- a CDS encoding acyl-CoA dehydrogenase family protein: MFEMDDDERVIAETAAAFATKRLAPHALEWDETKHFPTDVLREAAELGMAGIYCNEDVGGSGLRRLDAVRIFEELAAADPTIASFISIHNMCAWMVDSYGTLEQRKTWVPRLASMEAIASYCLTEPGAGSDASALRTRAVRDGSDYVLDGVKQFISGAGASDVYVVMARTGAEGPRGISAFVVEKGTPGLSFGANEAKMGWSAQPTAQVILEKVRVPADALLGGAEGEGAGFGIAMNGLNGGRINIAACSLGGARTAHEKAAAYVRDREAFGGSLLDEPTIRFTLADMATALETSRIMLWRAASALDAGAPDKVELCAMAKRYVTDACFEVADQALQLHGGYGYLCEYGLEKIVRDLRVHRILEGTNEIMRVVIGRAEAARARAAG; the protein is encoded by the coding sequence ATGTTTGAGATGGATGACGACGAACGCGTGATCGCCGAGACGGCGGCCGCGTTCGCGACCAAACGCCTTGCGCCGCATGCGCTGGAGTGGGACGAGACCAAGCACTTCCCCACCGATGTGCTACGCGAGGCCGCCGAGTTGGGCATGGCGGGCATCTACTGCAACGAGGACGTCGGCGGCAGCGGCCTGCGGCGGCTCGACGCCGTGCGGATCTTCGAGGAACTCGCGGCCGCGGACCCGACGATCGCGTCGTTCATCTCGATCCACAACATGTGCGCGTGGATGGTGGACAGCTACGGCACCCTGGAGCAGCGCAAGACCTGGGTGCCGCGGCTGGCCTCCATGGAGGCGATCGCGAGCTATTGCCTCACCGAACCGGGCGCCGGTTCGGACGCCTCGGCGTTGCGCACCCGGGCGGTGCGCGACGGGTCCGACTACGTCCTCGACGGCGTCAAGCAGTTCATCTCCGGCGCCGGGGCCTCCGACGTCTACGTGGTGATGGCCCGCACCGGCGCCGAGGGGCCGCGCGGGATCTCCGCGTTCGTGGTCGAAAAGGGCACGCCGGGGCTGAGTTTCGGCGCCAACGAGGCCAAGATGGGCTGGAGCGCGCAGCCCACCGCGCAGGTGATCCTCGAGAAGGTCCGGGTTCCGGCCGACGCGCTGCTCGGCGGCGCCGAGGGCGAGGGCGCCGGCTTCGGCATCGCGATGAACGGGCTCAACGGCGGCCGGATCAACATCGCCGCCTGTTCCCTGGGCGGGGCGCGGACCGCGCACGAGAAGGCGGCCGCCTACGTCCGCGACCGGGAGGCCTTCGGCGGCTCGCTGCTGGACGAACCGACCATCCGGTTCACCCTGGCGGATATGGCCACCGCGTTGGAAACCTCGCGAATCATGTTGTGGCGCGCCGCTTCCGCTCTTGACGCCGGAGCGCCCGACAAGGTCGAATTGTGCGCGATGGCCAAACGTTACGTGACCGACGCCTGCTTCGAGGTCGCCGATCAGGCGCTGCAGTTGCACGGCGGTTACGGCTATCTGTGCGAGTACGGCCTCGAGAAGATCGTGCGCGACCTGCGCGTGCACCGCATCCTCGAGGGCACGAACGAAATCATGCGAGTGGTCATCGGCCGGGCCGAGGCCGCCCGCGCCAGGGCCGCCGGTTAA
- the rfbB gene encoding dTDP-glucose 4,6-dehydratase produces the protein MRLLVTGGAGFIGANFVQSTVREHPEDEVTVLDALTYAGSRTALAPVEDAVELVEGDVADPTLVDKLVGSCDAVVHFAAETHVDNALSDPTPFLHSNIMGTFTLLEAVRKHNIRLHHISTDEVYGDLELDSPERFTEATPYNPSSPYSASKAGADMLVRAWVRSYGVRATISNCSNNFGPYQHVEKFIPRQVTNLLTGRRAKLYGTGANVRDWIHVDDHNSAVRRILEDGTAGRTYLIGASNERSNITVLQSILTIMGHDPDDFDHVTDRAGHDLRYAIDPTVLQQELGWAPAHTEFDDALRATIDWYRDNPDWWSPLKDAVEDQYAQRGQ, from the coding sequence ATGCGTTTGCTGGTCACCGGTGGTGCCGGATTCATCGGCGCCAACTTCGTTCAGAGCACCGTGCGCGAACATCCCGAGGACGAGGTGACCGTGCTCGACGCCCTCACCTACGCGGGCAGTCGCACCGCGCTCGCGCCCGTCGAGGACGCCGTCGAACTGGTCGAGGGCGATGTCGCCGACCCGACGCTGGTGGACAAGCTGGTCGGGTCCTGCGACGCCGTCGTGCATTTCGCCGCCGAGACCCACGTCGACAATGCGTTGTCGGACCCCACCCCGTTCCTGCACTCCAACATCATGGGCACGTTCACCCTGCTGGAGGCCGTACGCAAGCACAACATCCGGCTGCATCACATCTCCACCGACGAGGTGTACGGCGATTTGGAGCTGGACAGCCCGGAACGCTTCACCGAGGCCACCCCGTACAACCCGTCGAGCCCCTATTCGGCGTCCAAGGCCGGCGCCGACATGCTGGTGCGCGCCTGGGTGCGGTCCTACGGCGTGCGCGCCACGATCTCCAACTGCTCCAACAACTTCGGCCCCTACCAGCATGTGGAGAAGTTCATCCCGCGCCAGGTCACCAACCTGCTCACGGGCCGGCGCGCCAAGCTGTACGGGACCGGGGCCAACGTGCGTGACTGGATCCACGTCGACGATCACAACAGCGCGGTCCGCCGGATCCTCGAAGACGGCACCGCCGGGCGCACCTACCTGATCGGCGCATCCAACGAACGTTCGAATATCACTGTGCTGCAATCGATCCTGACGATCATGGGGCATGATCCCGACGACTTCGACCACGTCACCGACCGCGCCGGCCACGACCTGCGCTACGCGATCGACCCCACGGTCCTGCAGCAGGAGCTGGGCTGGGCGCCGGCGCACACCGAGTTCGACGACGCCCTGCGCGCGACCATCGACTGGTATCGGGACAACCCCGACTGGTGGTCGCCGCTCAAGGACGCCGTCGAAGACCAATACGCACAGCGGGGACAGTGA